In Sphaeramia orbicularis chromosome 5, fSphaOr1.1, whole genome shotgun sequence, a genomic segment contains:
- the LOC115419907 gene encoding protein S100-B-like encodes MSELERGMVTIIRVFHKYSGHKCKLRKAELKELINNEMNHFIMKIQENETLDELFADLDQNGDLEIDFQEFITLIAMVTSACHELFIPNYHNN; translated from the exons ATGTCAGAGCTGGAGAGGGGCATGGTGACCATCATCCGTGTGTTTCACAAATACTCTGGTCATAAGTGTAAACTGAGAAAAGCAGAACTTAAAGAGCTTATCAACAATGAGATGAATCATTTCATAATG aaaatacaagagaacGAAACTCTGGACGAGCTCTTTGCAGACCTGGACCAAAACGGAGACCTGGAGATTGACTTTCAGGAGTTCATCACCTTAATCGCCATGGTGACCTCAGCCTGCCATGAACTCTTCATCCCAAACTACCACAATAACTAG
- the inpp1 gene encoding inositol polyphosphate 1-phosphatase, translating to MADLLRLLLRVAEKAANVARVCRQEAILFQLLVQEKTGEDKNKKFVQDFKTLADVVIQEMIRHDVGAEFPEMVGFIHGEESNKFENGLGESVIVTVCSTEQETATLLSTVLDGDHTAASLLARAIHQDPATIDANTDGLTVPLSPSELGIWIDPIDATSQYIEGREEVLQEGHLSPSGLHCALVLIGVYLRSTGMPVMGVINQPFHHKDPVGGGWRGMHFWGVSCDGVNVCSLSRPKAGPEGGKGLSAVLSSSEKSVVKDALASLCSPDELMYASGAGYKILCVIQGLADVYVLSEGSTFKWDSCAPHALLRALGGGVVDLTKSLQSSSAAQTELTYHQAYTECKGADRWANQGGLVAYRDCSQLCRVIEALKGKL from the exons ATGGCTgatctgctgaggctgctgctccGGGTGGCTGAGAAAGCGGCTAATGTGGCTCGGGTCTGCAGGCAGGAGGCTATTCTTTTCCAGCTCCTTGTGCAGGAGAAAACTGGAGAAGACAAGAACAAGAAGTTTGTGCAGGACTTCAAGACACTGGCTGATGTGGTAATCCAGGAGATGATCCGACATGATGTTGGAGCTGAG TTCCCTGAAATGGTTGGTTTCATTCATGGAGAGGAGTCCAACAAGTTTGAAAATGGGCTTG GAGAGAGTGTGATTGTCACCGTCTGCAGCACAGAGCAGGAGACCGCCACGCTGTTGTCCACGGTACTCGATGGCGATCACACAGCAGCGTCTCTTCTGGCTCGAGCCATACACCAAGACCCCGCAACGATCGACGCAAACACAGATGGTCTGACAGTGCCCCTCAGCCCCTCAGAGCTCGGCATCTGGATTGACCCTATAG ACGCCACCAGCCAGTACATAGAGGGTCGTGAAGAGGTGCTGCAGGAGGGTCACCTGTCTCCTTCTGGTCTTCACTGTGCTTTGGTTCTGATCGGGGTTTACCTCCGCAGTACAGGGATGCCTGTTATGGGTGTCATCAACCAGCCGTTCCACCACAAAGATCCAGTAGGAGGAGG ttgGAGGGGGATGCATTTTTGGGGAGTGTCCTGTGATGGTGTAAATGTCTGCTCATTGTCTCGACCCAAAGCTGGACCTGAGGGGGGTAAAGGTCTGTCTGCGGTCCTGAGCTCCAGTGAGAAGTCAGTGGTTAAGGACGCTCTGGCCTCGCTGTGCAGCCCTGATGAGCTGATGTACGCATCTGGAGCCGGATACAAGATCCTGTGTGTCATCCAGGGCCTGGCTGATGTCTACGTCCTCTCAGAGGGCAGCACCTTTAAGTGGGACTCCTGCGCCCCTCATGCTCTGCTCCGGGCCCTCGGGGGAGGGGTGGTAGACCTGACAAAGAGTCTGCAGTCCAGCTCTGCAGCTCAGACCGAACTGACCTACCACCAGGCATACACTGAGTGTAAAGGGGCAGACCGTTGGGCCAACCAGGGAGGCCTGGTGGCTTATCGAGACTGTTCTCAGCTCTGCAGAGTCATTGAGGCTCTGAAAGGCAAGCTGTAA
- the dnajc14 gene encoding dnaJ homolog subfamily C member 14 yields the protein MEREAAEKEMEEVTDTDEETADGNDTKTSQWETRETDDDCYQEERTAYLRSNSQDTLNPSTPHDSGIGESEFCGSTEAKEDTEEVSDGLEHESMADIENVQVINQEEDEAAKEMNGESGWRSIGSGKKCKLRNSGSMSEQSSFTSSSFQKGNVISSGSRHKQTRRRNHHHHQQNRGRRRTGNQLVLAFKEMLSESVSLWCISCIHMMIEIIVTLTHNCGVGVETGGVKLYNFGQQLLVKITDIPGMKADASRILNWTKSTGADLVDKIVRSVKFVKTSALSCFTLLCALVILGTQWAKGLLVRIGGERGKHYWTLFQESRFWRSVVSLLEKVRSCFRRNGHVPSSNPESPGRAGRSQPGQELERLLALAEVPEDELDPFSVLGVEIHATEAELKRAYRQLAVQVHPDKNKHPRAGEAFKVLRAAWDIVSNPETRREYELKRMAATELSKSMNEFLTKLQDDLKEAMNTMMCTKCEGKHKRFEMDREPAEARFCAECNRCHSAEEGDLWAESSMLGLRITYFAFMDGKVYDITEWAGCQRIGISPDTHRVPYHISFGSKNNSNSTRHRTPPEQATGPTNPADLQDFFNRIFKGGPPNDMAANGGFFPSGPPHHHPPGGGAPTFSPPPGQTGFYMPGGQRPESAETWAESGKPPRRRKKVRKPFQR from the exons ATGGAGAGAGAAGCAGCTgagaaggagatggaggaggtCACGGACACTGATGAAGAGACCGCTGATGGTAATGATACTAAGACCAGTCAGTGGGAGACCAGAGAGACTGATGATGACTGTTACCAGGAGGAAAGAACAGCCTATCTCAGATCTAATTCTCAGGACACCCTTAATCCATCCACTCCACACGACTCTGGAATTGGGGAATCCGAATTTTGTGGATCTACAGAGGCCAAAGAGGATACTGAGGAGGTTTCAGATGGGTTAGAGCATGAAAGTATGGCAGATATTGAGAATGTGCAGGTTATAAATCAGGAAGAGGATGAAGCTGCAAAGGAAATGAATGGAGAGTCAGGTTGGAGGAGCATTGGAAGTGGAAAGAAGTGCAAACTGAGGAACAGTGGATCCATGTCAGAACAGAGCTCTTTTACATCATCCTCGTTTCAAAAAGGCAATGTTATATCCAGTGGCAGCAGGCACAAGCAAACTCGCAGACGTAACCACCATCACCATCAGCAGAACCGAGGCCGCAGGCGCACAGGCAACCAGCTTGTCTTAGCTTTTAAGGAAATGTTATCAGAGTCAGTCAGCTTGTGGTGCATCTCTTGCATCCATATGATGATCGAAATTATTGTCACGCTAACTCATAATTGTGGAGTTGGCGTGGAGACAGGTGGTGTGAAACTTTACAACTTTGGCCAGCAGCTCCTTGTTAAAATCACAGACATACCTGGGATGAAGGCAGATGCTAGCCGGATTCTGAACTGGACAAAAAGCACAGGAGCAGACCTAGTAGATAAAATCGTAAGGTCAGTGAAGTTTGTAAAGACTTCTGCCTTATCCTGTTTCACACTGTTATGCGCTTTGGTCATCCTTGGAACTCAGTGGGCAAAAGGTTTATTAGTTCGCATTGGTGGGGAGAGAGGGAAACACTATTGGACACTTTTTCAGGAGTCAAGGTTCTGGAGGAGTGTTGTATCGTTGCTGGAGAAAGTCCGGAGCTGCTTCAGGAGAAATGGCCATGTGCCATCGTCCAACCCTGAGTCGCCAGGCAGAGCAGGGAGAAGCCAGCCAGGTCAGGAGCTGGAAAGACTGCTGGCCTTGGCCGAAGTACCAGAGGATGAGCTTGACCCTTTTTCAGTGCTCGGTGTTGAGATCCACGCAactgaggctgagctgaagaGGGCCTACAGACAGCTGGCTGTCCAG GTCCATCCAGACAAGAATAAACACCCACGAGCTGGAGAGGCGTTCAAAGTACTGCGGGCTGCCTGGGATATCGTCAGTAACCCAGAAACACGACGAGAGTATGAGTT GAAACGTATGGCAGCAACTGAGCTCTCAAAGTCCATGAATGAGTTTCTCACTAAACTGCAGGATGACCTGAAGGAAGCCATGAACACGATGATGTGTACCAAGTGTGAAGGCAAACACAA GCGGTTCGAGATGGATCGTGAACCTGCTGAAGCCCGGTTCTGTGCTGAGTGCAACCGTTGCCATAGCGCTGAGGAGGGGGACTTGTGGGCGGAGTCGAGCATGTTAGGCCTACGCATCACATATTTTGCCTTTATGGATGGAAAGGTCTATGATATTACAG AGTGGGCAGGTTGTCAGAGAATTGGTATTTCTCCTGATACACACAGAGTGCCCTATCATATCTCCTTTGGTTCAAAGAATAACAGCAACTCCACACGACACAG GACGCCCCCCGAGCAAGCGACAGGTCCAACTAACCCGGCCGATCTGCAGGACTTCTTCAATCGTATATTCAAGGGAGGACCTCCGAACGACATGGCTGCCAACGGGGGCTTCTTTCCCTCAGGTCCGCCCCATCATCACCCTCCTGGTGGTGGAGCACCTACCTTCTCCCCTCCCCCGGGGCAGACAGGTTTTTACATGCCGGGCGGTCAACGGCCAGAGTCAGCTGAGACGTGGGCTGAAAGCGGCAAACCCcccaggaggaggaagaaggtcCGCAAACCCTTCCAGAGGTGA
- the nab2 gene encoding NGFI-A-binding protein 2 isoform X1: protein MSLPRTLGELQLYRVLQRANLLAYYETFIQQGGDDVQQLCEAAEEEFLEIMALVGMATKPLHVRRLQKALRDWAANPALFSQPVPSVPLGGIPLFKVDGTGTSGSAGGPKKSVSNGQPGSPCEREDRACLTPMHSGSPRSPCSQASPQPPDTHYREKLSPMDPHWLSPDPDGNCTLSSAHGEEEPHSPPLLSTCPAGPSTSPSSSASFTPAALSAWPGGQLDGETAKAVVESVERLLRTLPRSDPAEVKTLLRMNKKMAKTVGHIFKMGSQDASKEEEIRKYSLIYGRFDSKRREGKQLTHHELIINEAAAQFCMRDNALLLRRVELFSLARQVARKCAYTSTLKHARTNEENSVQTQKRARHEVIVPESVSSLLGAEGSESLTQRADDDSLSAESLDSVSHDIGSQCNQSPSPRHPTDASNPTSWSRHLIQQTLMDEGLRLARMVSHDRAGKISLGSEGAHATDHDSKVDRRSSITACRSGSPCIIKDEPNHRGK, encoded by the exons ATGTCCCTGCCACGCACACTTGGGGAGTTGCAGCTCTATCGGGTGCTGCAGAGGGCCAACCTGCTGGCCTATTATGAAACCTTCATCCAGCAGGGTGGTGACGATGTACAGCAGCTCTGTGAAGCAGCAGAGGAGGAGTTTCTGGAGATCATGGCACTAGTAGGCATGGCCACCAAGCCACTGCATGTGCGTAGGCTGCAAAAGGCCCTCCGAGACTGGGCAGCAAACCCTGCCCTCTTCAGCCAGCCTGTCCCTAGTGTTCCCCTCGGGGGCATCCCACTGTTCAAAGTCGATGGGACGGGCACAAGCGGGTCAGCAGGAGGGCCCAAGAAGTCTGTAAGCAACGGGCAGCCTGGTTCACCATGTGAGAGGGAGGATCGGGCATGTCTCACTCCAATGCACAGCGGGAGTCCCAGAAGTCCCTGCTCCCAGGCGTCCCCACAACCACCGGACACACATTACAGAGAAAAACTGTCACCAATGGATCCACACTGGCTCAGCCCAGATCCAGACGGAAACTGCACTTTATCCTCTGCACATGGAGAAGAGGAGCCGCACAGTCCACCTCTACTGTCAACATGTCCCGCAGGCCCCTCCACATCTCCAAGTTCCTCCGCCTCTTTCACCCCTGCAGCCCTGTCTGCCTGGCCGGGGGGTCAGCTGGACGGAGAGACAGCAAAGGCAGTGGTGGAGAGTGTGGAGAGGCTCCTCAGGACCCTCCCCAGGTCAGATCCTGCAGAAGTGAAGACTCTGCTGAGGATGAACAAGAAGATGGCAAAGACTGTGGGCCATATCTTCAAAATGGGGTCTCAGGATGCAAGCAAGGAAGAAGAGATCAGGAAGTACAGCCTCATATATGGACGATTCGACTCCAAGAGGAGAGAAGGCAAGCAGCTCACACACCATGAG CTGATCATCAACGAAGCTGCAGCCCAGTTCTGTATGCGCGATAATGCCCTTTTGCTGAGACGAGTGGAACTCTTTTCATTGGCTCGGCAGGTGGCAAGAAAATGTGCCTACACCTCCACACTAAAGCATGCAAG GACAAATGAGGAGAACAGTGTACAGACTCAGAAGAGAGCGAGACACGAG GTCATTGTTCCAGAGAGCGTGTCTTCACTTCTGGGAGCAGAGGGTTCAGAGAGTCTGACCCAGAGAGCAGACGACGACAGCTTATCTGCAGAAAGCCTGGACAGTGTGTCGCATG ACATCGGCTCCCAGTGCAACCAGTCTCCGTCCCCTCGCCATCCCACCGACGCCTCCAATCCAACCAGCTGGAGTCGCCATCTCATTCAGCAAACGCTAATGGACGAAGGGCTGCGATTGGCTCGGATGGTGTCACATGATCGGGCTGGCAAGATCAGCCTCGGGTCAGAAGGAGCTCATGCCACAG
- the nab2 gene encoding NGFI-A-binding protein 2 isoform X2, whose product MSLPRTLGELQLYRVLQRANLLAYYETFIQQGGDDVQQLCEAAEEEFLEIMALVGMATKPLHVRRLQKALRDWAANPALFSQPVPSVPLGGIPLFKVDGTGTSGSAGGPKKSVSNGQPGSPCEREDRACLTPMHSGSPRSPCSQASPQPPDTHYREKLSPMDPHWLSPDPDGNCTLSSAHGEEEPHSPPLLSTCPAGPSTSPSSSASFTPAALSAWPGGQLDGETAKAVVESVERLLRTLPRSDPAEVKTLLRMNKKMAKTVGHIFKMGSQDASKEEEIRKYSLIYGRFDSKRREGKQLTHHELIINEAAAQFCMRDNALLLRRVELFSLARQVARKCAYTSTLKHARTNEENSVQTQKRARHEVIVPESVSSLLGAEGSESLTQRADDDSLSAESLDSVSHDIGSQCNQSPSPRHPTDASNPTSWSRHLIQQTLMDEGLRLARMVSHDRAGKISLGSEGAHATVIFASLCRPRQ is encoded by the exons ATGTCCCTGCCACGCACACTTGGGGAGTTGCAGCTCTATCGGGTGCTGCAGAGGGCCAACCTGCTGGCCTATTATGAAACCTTCATCCAGCAGGGTGGTGACGATGTACAGCAGCTCTGTGAAGCAGCAGAGGAGGAGTTTCTGGAGATCATGGCACTAGTAGGCATGGCCACCAAGCCACTGCATGTGCGTAGGCTGCAAAAGGCCCTCCGAGACTGGGCAGCAAACCCTGCCCTCTTCAGCCAGCCTGTCCCTAGTGTTCCCCTCGGGGGCATCCCACTGTTCAAAGTCGATGGGACGGGCACAAGCGGGTCAGCAGGAGGGCCCAAGAAGTCTGTAAGCAACGGGCAGCCTGGTTCACCATGTGAGAGGGAGGATCGGGCATGTCTCACTCCAATGCACAGCGGGAGTCCCAGAAGTCCCTGCTCCCAGGCGTCCCCACAACCACCGGACACACATTACAGAGAAAAACTGTCACCAATGGATCCACACTGGCTCAGCCCAGATCCAGACGGAAACTGCACTTTATCCTCTGCACATGGAGAAGAGGAGCCGCACAGTCCACCTCTACTGTCAACATGTCCCGCAGGCCCCTCCACATCTCCAAGTTCCTCCGCCTCTTTCACCCCTGCAGCCCTGTCTGCCTGGCCGGGGGGTCAGCTGGACGGAGAGACAGCAAAGGCAGTGGTGGAGAGTGTGGAGAGGCTCCTCAGGACCCTCCCCAGGTCAGATCCTGCAGAAGTGAAGACTCTGCTGAGGATGAACAAGAAGATGGCAAAGACTGTGGGCCATATCTTCAAAATGGGGTCTCAGGATGCAAGCAAGGAAGAAGAGATCAGGAAGTACAGCCTCATATATGGACGATTCGACTCCAAGAGGAGAGAAGGCAAGCAGCTCACACACCATGAG CTGATCATCAACGAAGCTGCAGCCCAGTTCTGTATGCGCGATAATGCCCTTTTGCTGAGACGAGTGGAACTCTTTTCATTGGCTCGGCAGGTGGCAAGAAAATGTGCCTACACCTCCACACTAAAGCATGCAAG GACAAATGAGGAGAACAGTGTACAGACTCAGAAGAGAGCGAGACACGAG GTCATTGTTCCAGAGAGCGTGTCTTCACTTCTGGGAGCAGAGGGTTCAGAGAGTCTGACCCAGAGAGCAGACGACGACAGCTTATCTGCAGAAAGCCTGGACAGTGTGTCGCATG ACATCGGCTCCCAGTGCAACCAGTCTCCGTCCCCTCGCCATCCCACCGACGCCTCCAATCCAACCAGCTGGAGTCGCCATCTCATTCAGCAAACGCTAATGGACGAAGGGCTGCGATTGGCTCGGATGGTGTCACATGATCGGGCTGGCAAGATCAGCCTCGGGTCAGAAGGAGCTCATGCCACAG